A region from the uncultured Macellibacteroides sp. genome encodes:
- a CDS encoding HU family DNA-binding protein, which yields MSISYKSRRMVSNYPGKEKVGFMATKANGKTIHTDELCRAIADKTTLSTADVKGVIEALVCELESSLEEGNQVHIGDMGTFGITLTSPTVEKPEELRANYVTVKSINYLPSTRIKERLRKATFTKAGK from the coding sequence ATGAGCATTTCATACAAATCGCGCCGGATGGTAAGTAACTACCCGGGAAAAGAGAAAGTAGGATTTATGGCCACCAAAGCCAATGGAAAAACAATACATACCGATGAGCTTTGCCGGGCTATTGCCGACAAAACAACGCTTTCGACAGCCGATGTAAAAGGGGTAATCGAAGCCCTTGTTTGCGAACTGGAATCGTCGCTGGAAGAAGGAAACCAGGTGCACATAGGCGACATGGGCACTTTCGGTATTACCCTTACCAGTCCTACTGTAGAAAAGCCCGAAGAACTTCGCGCCAACTATGTAACCGTAAAAAGTATCAACTACCTCCCTTCTACCCGAATTAAGGAGCGTTTGCGGAAGGCCACCTTTACAAAAGCAGGTAAATAG
- the ruvB gene encoding Holliday junction branch migration DNA helicase RuvB, which yields MEDEFDIREPRVGEYEREYENALRPLTFDSFSGQDKVVDNLKVFVMAARMRKEALDHVLLHGPPGLGKTTLSNILANELGVGFKVTSGPVLDKPGDLAGVLTSLEKNDVLFIDEIHRLSPVVEEYLYSAMEDYRIDIMIDKGPSARSIQIDLCPFTLVGATTRSGLLTSPLRARFGINMHLEYYDMDTLTKIILRSADILNVKCELSAAHEISSRSRGTPRIANALLRRVRDFAQVKGNGHIDKAIACYSLEALNIDRYGLDQIDNKLLTTIIDKFGGGPVGITTIATALGEDPGTLEEVYEPFLIKEGFIKRTPRGREVTELAYRHLGRTPNSSQGFLFE from the coding sequence ATGGAAGACGAATTTGATATACGCGAACCCCGTGTGGGCGAATACGAACGGGAGTACGAAAATGCGCTTCGTCCGTTAACGTTCGACAGCTTTAGCGGACAAGACAAGGTGGTGGATAACCTCAAGGTCTTTGTTATGGCTGCCCGAATGCGTAAGGAAGCGCTGGATCATGTGCTGCTTCATGGCCCTCCCGGACTTGGAAAAACAACCCTGAGCAATATTCTTGCCAACGAACTTGGCGTAGGATTCAAGGTAACGAGTGGTCCTGTGCTGGATAAGCCAGGCGATCTGGCCGGCGTGCTTACATCCCTCGAAAAAAACGACGTGCTTTTTATTGACGAAATACACCGGCTTAGTCCTGTTGTGGAAGAGTATCTGTACTCGGCCATGGAAGATTACCGTATCGATATAATGATAGACAAAGGCCCCAGTGCCCGGTCTATTCAGATAGATCTTTGTCCTTTCACCCTTGTTGGAGCCACTACGCGGAGCGGATTGCTTACAAGTCCCCTTCGTGCCCGGTTTGGAATCAACATGCACCTTGAGTATTACGATATGGATACGCTTACGAAGATTATCCTTCGTAGTGCCGATATTCTCAATGTAAAATGCGAACTGAGCGCCGCCCATGAAATTTCGTCGCGCAGTCGTGGTACGCCCCGTATCGCCAATGCATTGCTTCGTCGTGTACGCGACTTTGCTCAGGTAAAAGGCAACGGACATATCGACAAGGCTATTGCCTGTTATTCGCTGGAGGCTCTTAACATCGACCGGTACGGATTGGATCAGATAGACAATAAATTGCTTACCACCATCATCGATAAGTTTGGCGGAGGTCCGGTTGGCATTACTACTATTGCCACAGCGCTGGGCGAAGATCCCGGAACGCTGGAGGAGGTATACGAACCGTTCCTTATCAAAGAAGGTTTTATTAAGCGTACTCCCCGGGGAAGGGAAGTAACGGAACTGGCCTACCGTCACCTGGGCCGCACACCTAACAGTTCACAAGGTTTTCTTTTTGAGTAA
- a CDS encoding lipopolysaccharide biosynthesis protein, which translates to MAGGGMKRLAKDTAVYGLSSIIGRMLNWLLVPMYSRVLAGTGEFGVMTNLYGWTALLLVFLTYGMETGFFRYINKKDVHNPMQVYSTTLISIGFTSLLFVVLGLMFLIPVSNGLGYNEHPEYVGMLIAIVAMDAFSAIPFAYLRYENRPIKFATVKLLIIFLNIGLNIFLLVLCPWLHTHYPQSISWFYIPDYGVGYVFVANLIGSALCLLLLAKELTGFKYTFDGALLKQMLRYSLPILILGLAGVFNQTADKILFPFLFDDKVYASEQLGIYGACFKIAVIMVMFTQAFRFAYEPFIFARNKNEDNTRSYAEAMKYFIIFSLVIFLGVMFYMDILKYFVAPAYYPGLKVVPIVMLGELFFGIYFNLSLWYKLSDKTQWGAYFSTIGCVATVSIIVFFAPKYGFMACAWASFACNLLMMVMSYVVGQKKFPIKYDMKSAFIYFVVAGILYAFAMLPTIESEVLRLLYRTVWLLIFLGFIVRRDLPLRELPYVGRFIK; encoded by the coding sequence ATGGCAGGAGGAGGAATGAAACGGCTGGCTAAAGATACCGCCGTGTATGGATTAAGTAGTATTATTGGCAGGATGCTTAACTGGCTGCTTGTGCCCATGTATAGCAGGGTGCTGGCCGGAACGGGCGAGTTCGGGGTGATGACTAACCTTTACGGATGGACAGCACTGCTGCTTGTTTTCCTTACCTATGGGATGGAGACAGGTTTCTTTCGGTACATCAACAAAAAGGATGTTCATAATCCCATGCAGGTGTACAGCACTACCCTGATTTCGATTGGTTTTACTTCGCTGCTTTTTGTGGTCCTCGGTTTAATGTTCCTGATTCCTGTTAGCAACGGACTGGGTTATAACGAGCATCCCGAGTATGTGGGTATGCTGATTGCTATTGTAGCCATGGATGCTTTCAGTGCCATTCCTTTCGCTTATCTCAGGTATGAGAACCGCCCCATCAAATTTGCAACGGTCAAGTTGCTTATAATTTTTCTGAATATCGGGCTCAATATATTTTTACTCGTGCTCTGTCCGTGGTTGCACACCCATTATCCCCAATCTATCAGCTGGTTTTATATTCCGGATTATGGAGTAGGGTATGTCTTTGTTGCGAATCTGATTGGATCGGCTCTGTGCCTGCTGCTGCTGGCAAAAGAGCTAACCGGATTCAAATATACCTTCGACGGAGCGCTGTTAAAACAAATGCTTCGCTATTCACTCCCCATACTTATTCTGGGTTTGGCGGGTGTATTCAACCAAACAGCAGATAAAATTCTGTTTCCGTTCCTGTTTGACGACAAAGTATATGCTTCCGAACAATTGGGTATTTACGGTGCTTGTTTCAAAATAGCCGTCATCATGGTGATGTTTACCCAGGCATTCCGTTTTGCTTACGAGCCGTTTATATTTGCCCGCAACAAGAACGAAGATAACACCAGGTCGTATGCCGAGGCAATGAAGTATTTTATCATCTTCTCGCTGGTTATTTTCCTTGGCGTGATGTTCTACATGGATATCCTGAAGTACTTCGTGGCCCCGGCCTATTACCCCGGCCTGAAAGTAGTACCCATTGTTATGCTTGGCGAACTCTTTTTCGGTATCTACTTTAACCTTTCTCTTTGGTATAAACTGAGCGACAAAACACAATGGGGAGCTTACTTCTCTACCATCGGATGCGTCGCTACTGTCTCCATTATCGTCTTTTTTGCTCCCAAATATGGATTTATGGCCTGCGCATGGGCCTCTTTTGCCTGTAATTTGTTAATGATGGTTATGTCGTACGTTGTTGGGCAAAAGAAGTTTCCAATTAAATATGATATGAAATCAGCTTTTATTTACTTTGTGGTGGCTGGGATACTTTACGCTTTCGCCATGCTGCCAACCATCGAATCGGAAGTGCTTCGGTTGTTGTACAGGACAGTTTGGCTGCTGATATTCCTTGGGTTCATAGTAAGGCGCGATTTGCCCTTGCGGGAACTGCCCTATGTAGGAAGATTTATTAAATAG
- a CDS encoding TIGR00341 family protein, whose product MDKRIFRGRVSDFFVRNFDVRQDKEDELETIESISKDVEFKGTTLWVLIFATFIASLGLNTNSTAVIIGAMLISPLMGPVMGLGMGLGIWDFELIKRSFRYFVTAIVFSVITSTAYFIISPISDAQSELLARTQPTVYDVLIALFAGFAGILASSTKSKGNVIPGVAIATALMPPLCTAGYGLATGNLYYFFGAFYLFSINAVFICLATFIVVRLLKYPKKVFLDKQREKTVHRYVGIIVFFTLVPSLFLSYNLVRTTYFNDRVNRYIAREMNFPNTQILNKKVTLTSDKKEIKVVLIGREVPQSLIDSVRLRLKDYGLEGTTLTVQQGLGEKATDINELKSLLMQDLYKNSEEVLRVQSHTIDSLKRSLDQYKSYGLLTSRLLPEMKVLFPTVQEASFSHTYVIRTDSMKQDTVMLVYLKSINKINEKDREKLREWLIARTKMKKIKLIIE is encoded by the coding sequence ATGGATAAAAGGATTTTTCGGGGTAGAGTGTCGGACTTTTTTGTCCGCAACTTTGATGTTCGTCAAGATAAAGAAGACGAGCTGGAAACCATCGAATCCATAAGTAAAGACGTAGAATTTAAAGGAACTACCCTTTGGGTACTCATTTTTGCCACTTTTATAGCATCACTTGGGCTTAATACCAACTCTACTGCCGTAATTATAGGTGCCATGCTGATATCCCCCCTGATGGGACCTGTCATGGGATTGGGAATGGGCTTGGGGATCTGGGATTTTGAACTGATCAAACGATCGTTCCGCTACTTTGTCACAGCTATCGTTTTCAGTGTAATAACATCGACGGCTTATTTTATTATTTCCCCCATAAGCGATGCGCAAAGCGAACTCCTTGCGCGAACTCAACCTACGGTATACGATGTGTTGATTGCTCTTTTCGCAGGCTTTGCCGGTATTCTGGCTAGTTCAACCAAGTCTAAAGGCAATGTTATTCCCGGAGTGGCTATCGCAACAGCTTTGATGCCTCCTCTTTGTACCGCCGGATACGGATTGGCTACAGGCAATCTTTACTACTTCTTCGGGGCATTCTATCTCTTTTCTATCAATGCAGTCTTTATTTGTTTGGCCACCTTTATAGTGGTGCGCTTACTTAAATATCCGAAGAAAGTGTTTTTGGACAAACAACGCGAAAAGACAGTTCACCGCTACGTGGGAATAATTGTGTTTTTCACTCTTGTTCCCAGTTTGTTTCTGAGCTATAACCTGGTTAGAACCACCTATTTTAATGATCGGGTAAACCGATATATCGCGAGGGAAATGAATTTCCCCAATACGCAGATATTAAATAAAAAGGTTACCCTTACCAGCGATAAAAAAGAAATCAAGGTGGTCTTGATTGGCCGCGAAGTGCCACAGTCCTTGATTGACAGTGTGCGTCTGAGATTAAAGGATTACGGATTGGAGGGAACTACCCTGACAGTACAACAGGGATTAGGCGAGAAGGCAACAGACATCAACGAACTGAAAAGCCTTTTGATGCAGGACTTGTACAAAAATAGCGAAGAGGTTCTTCGTGTTCAGTCGCATACTATTGATTCATTAAAACGCAGTTTAGACCAATATAAATCGTATGGGTTGCTAACTTCACGGCTTTTACCGGAAATGAAAGTGCTCTTTCCAACCGTTCAGGAGGCTTCTTTTTCCCATACGTATGTGATTCGTACCGACAGCATGAAACAGGATACTGTGATGCTTGTCTACCTTAAAAGTATTAATAAAATCAATGAAAAAGACCGTGAGAAACTTAGAGAGTGGTTGATAGCCAGAACTAAAATGAAGAAGATCAAATTAATAATTGAATAA
- a CDS encoding glycoside hydrolase family 3 C-terminal domain-containing protein has protein sequence MKRLKVTMALLAAFIMLHGGIQGQKINKENPQMEKRIQKLISKMTLKEKTGLLHGNSKFFVSGVARLGIPEWSLSDGPHGVRAEINRHDWGYSNWTTDSATYFPTGTAFAAAWNPDLARLRGEVLGEEARFRKKDVLLGPGVNIIRSPLGGRNFEYMSEDPFLNARLAVPYIQGLQSRDVAASVKHYLANNQETNRTTVDVLMSERALREIYLPAFKAAIEEGGSYTIMNAYNKFRGDWCSENTYVNRTLLREEMGFKGVTMTDWGGSHSTVKAALAGLDLEMGTTVDDYNQWFFADPLIAAVKSGAVPESIVDEKVANVLRVMIQTKVLDPKKRFNKGSMNTPEHQQAAYQSAVESIVLLKNENNLLPLDVDKIQSIAVLGDNATRLHANGGLSSEIKALYEITPLQGLQNKLGDKLKINYAQGYEKLSTFVEGSNNGQNPGNFKGGGELDEAVLKEAVETARKSDVAIIYAGLNHDYDTESSDKQGYALPYGQVQLIQEVCKVNPRTIVVIIAGSPVDMAAIDICAPAIVWGWFNGMEAGNAITDVLTGKETPTGKMPFSVPVSLDQSPAHAYNNFPGHDLVVRYDEDILVGYRWFDTKKLPVVYPFGYGLSYTSFEFGKMNTDKNEYAANDSVQVSFTLKNTGARKGAEVAQLYVSDPVCSVMRPAKELKAFEKVFLNPGETKEITLKVPVSSFAFWSEADSKFVVEPGEFILSLATSAQDIKQKVTIQVK, from the coding sequence ATGAAAAGATTAAAAGTGACAATGGCTCTCCTGGCCGCATTTATTATGCTTCACGGCGGCATACAGGGGCAAAAAATCAACAAAGAAAATCCGCAGATGGAAAAGCGTATTCAGAAACTCATCAGCAAGATGACATTAAAGGAAAAGACCGGCTTGCTGCACGGAAATTCCAAGTTTTTTGTATCGGGAGTAGCCCGGTTGGGCATTCCTGAATGGAGTCTTTCGGACGGTCCTCACGGTGTTCGTGCCGAAATTAACCGTCACGACTGGGGCTATTCCAACTGGACGACCGACTCGGCTACTTATTTCCCGACGGGTACGGCTTTTGCTGCTGCCTGGAATCCCGATCTGGCTCGCCTGCGTGGTGAAGTTTTGGGAGAAGAAGCTCGTTTTCGTAAGAAGGATGTACTTTTGGGACCGGGTGTTAATATTATCCGCAGTCCGCTTGGTGGCCGGAATTTCGAATACATGAGCGAAGACCCGTTCTTAAACGCCCGTCTTGCTGTGCCGTATATTCAAGGACTGCAGTCGCGCGATGTGGCAGCCAGTGTAAAGCATTACCTGGCCAATAACCAGGAGACAAACCGTACCACGGTAGATGTGCTGATGAGCGAACGTGCGCTTCGCGAAATTTATCTTCCCGCCTTTAAAGCGGCTATCGAAGAAGGTGGCAGCTACACGATTATGAATGCCTATAACAAGTTCAGAGGTGACTGGTGTTCGGAGAATACATACGTAAACCGTACGCTGCTCCGTGAAGAGATGGGATTCAAAGGGGTAACAATGACCGACTGGGGTGGCTCTCACAGTACAGTAAAGGCTGCTTTGGCTGGTCTCGATCTGGAGATGGGAACCACGGTGGACGATTACAACCAGTGGTTTTTTGCCGATCCGTTGATTGCGGCTGTTAAGAGTGGGGCCGTTCCCGAAAGTATTGTGGACGAGAAGGTGGCCAATGTATTGCGTGTAATGATTCAGACCAAGGTGCTGGATCCTAAAAAGCGCTTCAACAAAGGAAGCATGAATACGCCGGAACATCAGCAAGCCGCCTATCAGTCGGCCGTGGAATCCATTGTTCTGCTTAAGAATGAAAATAACCTGCTTCCGCTGGATGTAGATAAGATTCAATCCATCGCTGTTTTGGGAGATAATGCCACCCGCTTGCATGCCAACGGAGGATTAAGCTCGGAAATCAAGGCGCTGTACGAAATTACACCGCTACAGGGATTGCAAAATAAGCTGGGCGACAAGCTAAAAATTAACTACGCACAAGGATACGAAAAGCTCTCTACGTTTGTAGAAGGCTCTAACAACGGACAGAATCCCGGAAACTTTAAAGGAGGAGGCGAATTGGACGAAGCCGTTCTTAAGGAAGCTGTAGAAACAGCTCGTAAGTCGGATGTGGCTATTATCTACGCCGGATTGAATCATGACTATGATACCGAATCGTCCGACAAGCAGGGATATGCCCTTCCCTACGGACAGGTACAGCTAATTCAGGAAGTTTGCAAGGTAAATCCACGCACTATCGTGGTAATTATAGCCGGTTCGCCGGTGGATATGGCCGCGATCGACATCTGCGCTCCTGCGATAGTTTGGGGATGGTTTAACGGCATGGAAGCCGGAAATGCCATCACCGACGTACTTACAGGAAAGGAAACTCCTACAGGTAAGATGCCTTTCTCTGTTCCGGTATCCTTGGATCAGTCGCCCGCCCACGCATACAACAACTTCCCTGGTCACGACCTGGTAGTTCGTTACGACGAAGATATTCTGGTAGGTTACCGCTGGTTCGATACAAAGAAGCTGCCCGTAGTATATCCTTTCGGATACGGATTATCCTATACATCCTTCGAATTCGGTAAAATGAATACGGATAAAAACGAATACGCTGCCAACGATTCCGTCCAGGTAAGCTTTACCCTGAAAAACACCGGAGCACGCAAAGGAGCCGAAGTAGCTCAGCTTTACGTAAGCGACCCTGTATGCTCGGTGATGCGCCCTGCCAAGGAACTGAAAGCATTCGAAAAGGTATTCCTTAACCCGGGAGAGACCAAAGAGATTACCCTTAAAGTTCCTGTCAGCAGTTTTGCTTTCTGGAGCGAAGCCGATAGCAAGTTTGTTGTAGAACCGGGCGAGTTTATCCTCAGCCTTGCTACTTCAGCGCAGGACATCAAGCAAAAGGTAACCATTCAGGTTAAGTAA